Proteins from a genomic interval of bacterium:
- a CDS encoding amidohydrolase produces the protein MKSFYKKGFGDVELNLLEVMDNMEIIDGHEHTHPEEARLEKNVDVFTLFSHYTHRDLSRAGMSETTYKSLFDTNLPIEKRWKEFMPYWENIRHTSYSRAALLAAKKFYGAEDINQDTYRSISENMKKNNKPGIYKKVFKDACKIKTCLCQCGRTDVDPDFFTPVMPLRGGFGEAVIDKMTGKTIFLAPTTLRLKENNKIKTLDDYLAHIQNYIDIVKKDGAVGLKMISFPYVETIKEDARKEFVMLKEGTHIEGKLFDSYTIDKALKYASKKGLTIAVHTGYWGDFRYRHPLHIIPLLIKYPDVKFDIYHLGYPWVRETIMLAKGFSNVWLNLCWTYAISQKCTTDAIDEIIDAVPINKIVGFGADYNIPVEKVFGHLVMAKESLASVLGKRIREGTMTEKQAHTIIEKWFWENPKELYNLQF, from the coding sequence ATGAAATCTTTTTATAAAAAAGGTTTTGGAGATGTGGAACTTAACCTGCTTGAAGTTATGGATAATATGGAGATTATTGATGGACACGAACATACCCATCCAGAAGAAGCAAGGTTAGAAAAAAATGTTGATGTGTTTACTCTCTTTTCACATTACACCCATAGAGACCTTAGTAGAGCAGGGATGTCAGAAACAACATATAAGAGTCTTTTTGATACAAATCTTCCAATTGAAAAAAGATGGAAAGAGTTTATGCCTTATTGGGAAAATATAAGGCATACTTCCTACTCGAGAGCGGCTTTACTTGCGGCTAAAAAGTTTTATGGGGCTGAAGATATTAACCAAGACACCTATCGAAGCATATCTGAAAATATGAAAAAAAATAATAAGCCGGGTATCTACAAAAAAGTTTTTAAGGATGCCTGTAAAATAAAAACTTGTCTTTGCCAGTGTGGTCGGACAGATGTAGACCCTGATTTTTTTACTCCAGTTATGCCTTTAAGGGGTGGATTTGGCGAAGCAGTTATTGATAAGATGACAGGAAAAACCATATTTTTGGCACCTACAACTTTAAGATTAAAGGAAAACAACAAAATTAAGACTCTCGATGACTACCTTGCTCACATTCAAAATTATATTGATATAGTAAAAAAAGATGGTGCTGTTGGGTTGAAAATGATATCTTTTCCGTATGTTGAAACAATAAAAGAAGACGCAAGAAAAGAGTTTGTAATGCTCAAAGAAGGCACACATATAGAAGGAAAATTGTTTGACAGTTATACAATAGATAAAGCACTAAAGTACGCTTCTAAAAAAGGTTTAACCATTGCTGTACATACTGGTTACTGGGGCGATTTTCGATACCGCCACCCTTTACATATAATTCCGCTGTTGATTAAATATCCAGACGTTAAGTTTGATATATATCATCTTGGTTACCCCTGGGTAAGAGAGACTATTATGTTGGCAAAAGGTTTTAGTAATGTTTGGCTTAACCTTTGTTGGACTTATGCAATATCTCAAAAATGTACAACTGATGCTATCGACGAGATTATAGATGCGGTACCTATAAATAAAATAGTAGGTTTTGGGGCTGACTATAATATACCAGTAGAGAAGGTGTTTGGTCATCTTGTTATGGCAAAAGAGAGCCTTGCAAGTGTTTTAGGAAAAAGAATACGGGAAGGAACTATGACAGAAAAGCAAGCTCATACCATAATAGAAAAATGGTTCTGGGAGAACCCTAAGGAATTATATAATTTACAATTTTAA